ACAATGGAGTTTTTCAGCTTATGAAGAAGAGTTAATAGAACTCAATTATGTGTGTCATAATGAATTAGGACCATGTAATGatttttacttgaatttatGTCTATAGTTTTAGAAAACCTCTTCCCCTTTACCTAGTTCCCTACCGTTCTGAGTACCCAATAAGAGAATGCACCAGTTGTATTAAGATACATACAACGAAGGggattttcaacaaaaatattatatggtTTTCACGTTGTGAAACCCACACTAATACCAGCACATCACAGAATCATTGCTAGATCAAATCATCAATCCGTTATTAGGAATTATGTAAGCAACAAATTAAGCGTTTCTCCAATTCTCACAATTTTAACtgcataataataatgaatcaAAAGACAATGTCGTTACATAATCATCACATATAGTCATCCAATCAGAActgaataggaaaaaaaaatacacaatattaatgaaatttaatttatcatctGCATGTTTGGATAAGCGTCAAAGGTAAACCTACTATTAGTAGCTTTCTTGTCTTTCCTTCAATTTGACGTGATTTTAGTTTGAGACGTGCATGTATAAAGTggatccaaacacactattatGGTATGCAGAGTGaagtaaaaacttaaaaatcagAGCAGCGACCATTGCGTTCCCAGTCACCATACCTAGTGGGCTCAGGCCCCTTGGGTCCACCAATCTCACCTGTTTCTTTGTTAATACTGTCACCATCTTCGTGGTCTTCTTCGGGCTCATGGCTTTGTTTGTTCTCATCATGGAGAGATTCTTGAGGTGGTGTCTGTGCTTGTTCCCTGAGAGGGTTTTCGTGTTGTGGCTGAGTTGAAGAGCAGAGGAGCCGTGTCACTGTGTTGGAAACAAAATGAGTAAACTGCTCGGATTTGGTGCGGTGAAGAGCAGTGTTGGCTACACAGGACAGTGAGCGAGGGAAAGGGGTGGTCATTGTTGTTTGTTAATGATGTAAGGCAGATGATCAGAAATAAGAAAACTCGTACCAGAACGAACAAAACCCTGAAAATATGGTAAACaggaataattaatattagtacAACAAATCTTGATGCCTCATGCAgtgaaaaatcaacaaacttaccatatgaatcattttttttcttttttgaagacAAAGGATATGTGCTTTGGTTGAAGATTATTTTCTTGTAACACCACATACCAactattttatccaaaaaatttCCACTTTTTATCCTGTAAATTTTCACTTCAACCATAGTAAACTATCTATAACTTATGTGTGAACAAGGAAACTCAAAGAATTACAAGATTAAATTATGGCAGACTATTCCACTGGTAGTTCCAAGGGAAGAACCTATCTCATTATTCATCAACTTTTAGTACAGATTTTTATGCAAAATAAAGCCTAGAACTATTGCCTCATGAGGCAAGTATTTATAGCATCACAGGAGGCAATAGACCATAATCCTACCACTGCTGGGTAGGTCTAGCTTTTTCTTGCAATCTGAAACCATTAGTGAGGGGAGGTTGTGAATTTGAAAACTAGGTAGGAATTCTAATAGTTAAAAGCAATGAGAATATATAATTTACTATTTGTAAATATCAATAGATACCTGTAACTGTAAAGTGCAAATTTTTACAAGACTTCTGAGTGCTCATTGCTCAAACACATTTTCCATGGACACAATTTTTACAAGACTTCTGAGTGCTCATCTATAGTAGCATCTCAAGCAATTTGCACATATATAAGAGCATGTTTTCCGGATTTCTTCCTTTCCCCTTGGCTAGACCATAACCATAACCCACCCCAAACCTATGTTACCtaaatcaattattaaaaaccACTCTTCCAACAAAGTTCCACCATTCCTAAGCCATCCATGTAAGTGAAAACACAGAGTCATACTCTACTCATACAATATTTAACAAGCAACAACAGAAATACAAACAAAACCCTATCCAACAATTTTCCTCATTACAGCATTTTCACAAATACCTTATGGGAAGAAAAATCACAAGAGTTCACAAAGTTGCAAGTAGCACACACATACCCAGTTATTCTATTTTACCGAGgttgtaattctaattctaattttgAGTAGAAAAAAAACGCTAAAATGAAATTGTAACTACAAAGGAGTACGTTGGGGGGTTAGAAAGCTTAACTGAAATGGTTTAAAGCTCGCCCTTGGATTTTGATTCTTGTTGCTGCGCGTTTGACAGATAAATGGGGAAAGTAGAGTGAGGATTGGGTATTAGGCtgtgtttgttttgttattattcTTAAGTTAAGGCCACCGAACCGATAGCACTTACCGTGCTGAAACCACGAATTTGCTGTCAAACGAAGCACGCAACCCAGGGGACACGTTTTCTCTCCTCATTTTGCATAGGCTAAATTCATTCAATTCTCAAATATATTCTTAACATGCTTATAAAGAGGATCACTATTATGACAATAACGTTTTCTCCTTTAATATtgcatttttaatattcttagatttaaattgaatttcaatctttttttttataaaattaacaatacatcaaaatataaattatttatcataaatctaaaatataatttatatgttcaaatataattatttattacatattttaattgtaatatatataatttatatatttgaaattacttattataaattataaattttagtagtataagataaatattcattttttaccATGTACAAACTAAAATGTATGTGTACATAAcagaataaaagaaattttttaataatatttctgtttaatttttaattaatatttttttcactttatttagtaaaaaagtatttatagaATGTTTCCTGTCGCGCGTAAGTTGAATATTGGTTTGGTAAACTGGGCACTGCTATGGttgatgttttttaaaattctaattcaaCAGAGTTGAATGCTAAATTTCTGAAACGTATCAACattcattcaaaatttaattatttaaactataaaaaacaaaactatcctttaataaaagataacacagatctgataaaaaaaattgataacacGAAATAAATTTAACCTTatctatttaaagaaaatttaaattcaagaaTCGTAGATAGTATTTACCAATTTGTATGAGAGAAGTGTTTGCCTTTGCGAGGAACGTAACATAATACAAGTACAAATGCTAACCCCGGGAAGAAATTAAGGGAGTCTAGCTTCCTTTCACTCCTTATTACACtactaaaaatagtttttttatattggttttttaaacttttttacatCGATTATGACAGGTCATCGTAGTCGACAATGTTAAAAGTCACGCATCCTACAACGATGATTATTTGACCGATATGGAATAGGTCACATTTGAAGACGGGTGTCTTGTAAAACCTCTCTTGGCCAACCCTAAATGCCATGGAAACATATATCTCTGCTGAGATTCTCCAACAACTTTCTCTCCTCAACTCTCCATATCACACCCTAGTCAAAAGTACCGTCTTGGCCCTCGTAAAAAATGTTTGGTGTAGGTCATGGGTCCAAGAGGACCTGAGGGATACTATGGTCAATTGGGGTGTCATCCCTACCCTAGCAATGACCCTTCTTCCTGCAGCTCCTGACCTTGACGTCCAGAAAGGATGTGCATATACATCCTTGATTGGCTTTCTTGCAGATGATGATAAAGTAAGCTTTCCTTACTAAATCTTGAATCATGCTACGTACTTGGAACAACAATATTGAATCTCTATTTTGCTATGATGCATAGCTACGATACCACAATaccattatttaaaaatatatataggatATGATGTGTATTtagaaatgtataaaaaattataaaagtaacatatttaatatataattgtaattttgtaaacccaaattataaatgtatttCTTGAACATTAGTAAAAATAACTCattgtcataaattattttatattatttacatacAGGAAAAAGTACTAttaatctctttatttttttcttgaaatcattcataaacagaaaattttctatttttcagaaaattttctatttttccttcATCAAGGGATAACGACatgtttatgtattttatgtaGTTGTATTAGATTGTCATGAAATACTTCATCCATGTATGTATCAACAACGAAGTATCCAAAGAATATACTTATTAGATAGTGAAACAAATTGAATTATTGATACTTCATAGGTTTGGATACTTCACAATACATATTTGTAAAGTATCCAAAAGTTTCGATATTATTGGATACGTGGGGCAAATTGGAGTATTAGTTTATGTGCATTCCGTTTGATTTGTTTAGAGGAAAATgttatgtttttcttatttcagatttttataaatcatgaagattcttaactctgattttttttctttttcttatctttacaTCATCAAACAGCCAGAGCATCGGCAACTCATTGTAGATGCTGGAGCCTTGCCTTGTCTTATAGATTTGTTAAGGAGGCACAAGAGCAGCAGTACGTACCATTTCTCCACAAATAATTGATCTTTTAAAGAAAGTAGCTGCTGCTATAAACAACCTTGCTCGTAGAAATACCATCAGTAAGACCCATATCaggttttttctcttttttccatACCTCTAAAAGATATATTCTACAACTATATATTCTATTCTttacacttatatatatatagatatgctATATTCAGGATGGAAGGTGGTATCCTCTTCTTGTTGAATTGTTGAATTCAATGACATAGAGGTACAAGGAGCAGCTGTAATGACCTTGAGAATTCTTGCATTTAATGATGatgagaataaataaaaaaaaggtaatattTGACTTAATTTCTTCAGTAAATTGGTGTCTGATGTTAACAACAACATTTTTCAATTATCCAAAAATAATCTTcgaaaaagtattaaaaaataatcttttaatagACTATTTTGATTAAGTGTCAAATTATAGTGTTTTAGTTAATTAAGAAACGCAGATTTAGAAAGTATCAATGTACTAGAAGATATCAATGATGGAGATTGAAAATACAAGTTATCAAGTATGAAGATCAAAGATCAAAGTCATGGACGGTGAAAATTTAGTGAAAGTTTGTAGcggataattataatttgtaatctATAATTATAGAACTTGTATGTTGTAATAAGGGAGGTTTTGATACACAATCACTTAATTTCTCAAAACACAACTTGTCTA
This region of Glycine max cultivar Williams 82 chromosome 7, Glycine_max_v4.0, whole genome shotgun sequence genomic DNA includes:
- the LOC100797316 gene encoding succinate dehydrogenase assembly factor 4, mitochondrial produces the protein MTTPFPRSLSCVANTALHRTKSEQFTHFVSNTVTRLLCSSTQPQHENPLREQAQTPPQESLHDENKQSHEPEEDHEDGDSINKETGEIGGPKGPEPTRYGDWERNGRCSDF